The Parabacteroides sp. AD58 genome includes a window with the following:
- a CDS encoding AmpG family muropeptide MFS transporter, with the protein MTTKKSPWNWIPTLYFAEGLPYVAVMTLSVIMYKRLDVSNTDIALYTSWLYFPWVIKPLWSPFVDLIKTKRWWIWIMQVLIGGGMAGIAFILPGDFFFQATLAFFWVMAFCSATHDIAADGFYMLGLNEEQQAFFIGIRNTCYRIAMITGQGLLVMLAGWLEKSTGHIPMAWSLVFFVMAGIFIALALWHKFILPKPSSDKLRSGVTIHSIWKEFVQTFSSFFSKKGIIPALLFMLTYRLGESQLVKLASPFLLDQPEIGGLGLSTGQVGFVYGTIGVIALLLGGIAGGIAISKHGLKRWIWPMALAISLPNLVYLYLAYAQTDNFAIINTCVAIEQFGYGFGFTGYTMYLMLFAEGEYKTSHYAISTGFMALGMMVPGMISGWIQECIGYQHFFIWVMLCCIPLFLVLPFIRINK; encoded by the coding sequence ATGACAACAAAGAAATCTCCCTGGAACTGGATTCCTACATTATATTTTGCAGAAGGCTTACCCTATGTAGCCGTGATGACATTATCCGTCATTATGTACAAACGGCTCGATGTTTCCAATACCGACATCGCCCTTTATACAAGCTGGTTATATTTTCCCTGGGTAATTAAACCTCTCTGGAGCCCGTTTGTAGACTTGATCAAGACAAAACGCTGGTGGATCTGGATCATGCAGGTACTGATCGGGGGCGGAATGGCCGGAATCGCATTTATCTTGCCTGGTGATTTCTTCTTCCAGGCAACCCTTGCCTTCTTTTGGGTGATGGCTTTCTGTTCTGCTACCCACGACATTGCAGCCGACGGGTTTTATATGCTCGGGCTGAATGAAGAACAGCAGGCTTTCTTTATCGGCATCCGGAATACGTGTTATCGTATTGCCATGATTACCGGACAAGGATTGCTGGTCATGCTGGCCGGCTGGCTGGAAAAGTCAACCGGTCACATTCCGATGGCCTGGAGCCTTGTTTTCTTTGTCATGGCAGGAATTTTCATCGCGCTTGCCCTTTGGCACAAATTCATCCTACCGAAACCTTCATCCGACAAGCTGCGAAGCGGTGTCACCATTCATAGTATCTGGAAGGAATTTGTACAGACCTTTTCGTCATTCTTTTCCAAGAAAGGAATTATACCGGCTCTCCTCTTTATGTTGACGTACCGCTTGGGTGAATCGCAATTGGTTAAACTGGCGTCTCCATTCCTACTGGATCAACCGGAGATAGGTGGTTTGGGATTAAGTACCGGCCAGGTAGGATTTGTCTATGGTACCATTGGTGTCATTGCCCTTCTATTAGGGGGAATTGCCGGAGGTATTGCCATTTCGAAACACGGCCTAAAACGATGGATCTGGCCGATGGCACTCGCCATCTCTCTGCCTAATCTGGTCTATCTTTATTTGGCATACGCACAGACAGACAACTTTGCTATTATCAATACCTGTGTTGCCATCGAACAGTTTGGTTACGGATTTGGATTTACCGGATACACCATGTACCTGATGCTTTTTGCCGAAGGAGAATATAAAACGTCTCACTATGCTATCAGTACCGGATTTATGGCACTCGGCATGATGGTGCCCGGTATGATTTCGGGATGGATTCAGGAATGTATCGGTTACCAGCACTTCTTCATTTGGGTGATGCTCTGCTGTATCCCGCTATTCCTCGTGCTTCCGTTTATTCGAATCAATAAATAA
- a CDS encoding LexA family protein, with protein sequence MLTIELLSADLSSELPLPFADAGIKAGFPSPAQDYLEGTIDLNKELVRHPATTFYGRVKGNSMIDAGIEEGDLLVIDKSLEPQDGDMVVAFIDGDFTIKYVRQEKDCLWLVPANADYQPIRVTEENDFMVWGVVTYTIKKRNRRL encoded by the coding sequence ATGCTAACGATAGAACTACTTTCTGCCGATTTGTCGAGCGAACTGCCTCTTCCTTTTGCGGATGCCGGTATCAAGGCGGGATTTCCGTCTCCGGCTCAGGATTATCTGGAAGGAACAATCGACTTGAATAAAGAACTGGTTCGTCATCCGGCTACCACTTTTTATGGACGGGTGAAAGGAAATTCCATGATTGATGCTGGCATTGAAGAGGGTGATTTACTGGTGATCGACAAGTCGCTGGAACCACAAGACGGTGATATGGTCGTGGCTTTTATCGACGGAGATTTTACGATCAAGTATGTTCGTCAGGAAAAAGACTGCTTGTGGTTAGTGCCCGCCAATGCCGATTATCAGCCTATCCGAGTGACGGAGGAGAATGACTTTATGGTGTGGGGTGTCGTAACTTATACCATTAAAAAGCGGAACAGGAGACTATGA
- the glgP gene encoding alpha-glucan family phosphorylase: MKIKSNDPIWKDVYSQSKLPASLEVLKEMSTNLWWVWNYEGAKLFGKIDPILWKKTEGNPVQLLQNLSFQRTEEILADKELMAEIAKVYADFKAYMNVKPDQTKPSVAYFSMEYGLTNVLKIYSGGLGVLAGDYLKEASDSNVDMCAVGFLYRYGYFTQTLSMDGQQIANYEAQNFNSLPLVQVMEENGEPMVLEVPYPGRTVYAHIWKVSVGRVPLYLMDTDIPQNSEWDRSITHQLYGGDWENRMKQEYLLGIGGIMMLNKLGIKKQIYHCNEGHAALINAQRLVDYIQKEGLSFNQAMEVVRASSLYTVHTPVPAGHDYFDEGLFGRYMGEFPNKLGISWQEFIDMGRVNPGSNEKFCMSTFALNTCQEANGVSWLHGKVSQRMFAPIWKGYFPEELHVGYVTNGVHMPTWASTEWKEFFYKRFHKNFYADQSNQKYWEAIQSMPDEDIWNIRQTLKNKLIKYIKNEYKTTWLKNQGDPAKVVSILEKINPNALLIGFGRRFATYKRAHLLFTDLDRLAKIVNNEQFPIQFVFTGKAHPADGGGQGLIKHIIEISRRPEFQGKIIFLENYDMRLARHLIAGVDVWLNTPTRPLEASGTSGEKAEMNGVLNFSVLDGWWYEGYREGAGWALTDKRTYENQQYQDQLDAATIYQMLESEIIPTYYAKNSKGYSPEWIQYIKNSMSQIAYNYTMKRMLDDYINRFYKKLATRSAVLTKDNYAKAKEIAAWKEEVAAHWDCFEVTSFTCDADFAANGPVVGKESTFNLVIDRHELVGMLGAEAIITKEDPEKHQTVIVEKAEFELKKEEGTHMYFELKITPTEAGNHKLGFRIFPKNPNLPHRMDFAFIRWIQL, encoded by the coding sequence ATGAAAATCAAATCGAATGACCCTATTTGGAAGGATGTTTATTCTCAGTCTAAATTACCTGCCTCTTTAGAGGTATTGAAGGAAATGTCTACTAATCTTTGGTGGGTATGGAATTACGAAGGGGCAAAACTATTTGGAAAAATTGATCCGATTCTTTGGAAGAAAACAGAAGGAAATCCTGTTCAATTATTACAGAACCTTTCTTTTCAGCGTACAGAAGAAATTTTAGCTGATAAAGAATTGATGGCTGAAATCGCAAAGGTGTATGCTGATTTCAAAGCTTATATGAATGTGAAGCCAGATCAGACCAAACCATCTGTCGCTTATTTCAGTATGGAGTATGGTTTGACGAATGTTTTGAAGATTTACTCAGGTGGTTTAGGTGTTTTGGCCGGTGATTATCTGAAGGAAGCAAGTGACAGTAATGTCGATATGTGTGCTGTTGGTTTCTTGTATCGTTATGGTTATTTTACACAGACCTTATCGATGGATGGCCAGCAGATTGCTAATTATGAAGCACAGAACTTTAATTCTCTTCCATTGGTTCAGGTTATGGAAGAAAATGGTGAACCAATGGTATTGGAAGTTCCTTATCCAGGACGTACCGTTTACGCTCATATCTGGAAAGTCAGTGTAGGCCGTGTTCCTTTGTATTTAATGGATACGGATATACCGCAGAATAGCGAATGGGACCGTTCAATTACTCACCAATTGTATGGTGGTGATTGGGAAAACCGTATGAAGCAGGAATATCTGTTAGGTATCGGTGGTATTATGATGCTGAACAAGCTGGGTATCAAGAAACAGATATATCATTGCAATGAAGGACATGCTGCTTTGATCAACGCACAGCGTTTGGTTGATTATATCCAGAAAGAAGGATTGTCATTCAATCAGGCTATGGAAGTAGTTCGTGCTTCTTCACTTTATACAGTACATACCCCGGTTCCTGCCGGACATGACTATTTCGATGAAGGTTTGTTTGGCCGCTACATGGGTGAATTCCCTAATAAATTAGGTATCAGCTGGCAGGAATTTATTGACATGGGACGTGTAAATCCAGGTTCAAATGAGAAGTTCTGCATGAGTACGTTCGCTTTGAATACTTGTCAGGAAGCTAATGGTGTAAGCTGGTTGCACGGAAAAGTTTCTCAGCGTATGTTTGCTCCAATTTGGAAGGGTTATTTCCCGGAAGAATTACATGTAGGATATGTGACAAATGGTGTTCATATGCCGACATGGGCTTCAACAGAATGGAAAGAGTTCTTCTATAAGAGATTCCATAAGAATTTCTATGCTGATCAGTCTAATCAGAAATATTGGGAAGCTATTCAGTCAATGCCGGATGAAGATATCTGGAATATCCGTCAGACATTGAAGAATAAACTGATCAAATATATCAAGAATGAATATAAGACAACTTGGCTGAAGAATCAGGGAGACCCGGCAAAAGTAGTTTCTATTCTGGAGAAGATCAATCCGAATGCTTTGTTAATTGGTTTTGGTCGCCGTTTTGCAACTTATAAACGTGCTCACTTGTTGTTTACTGATTTGGATCGTTTGGCAAAAATTGTAAATAACGAACAATTCCCGATTCAGTTTGTATTTACAGGTAAAGCTCACCCGGCTGATGGTGGTGGACAAGGTTTGATCAAGCATATCATTGAGATTTCTCGTCGTCCGGAATTCCAAGGTAAGATTATTTTCCTTGAGAATTATGACATGCGCTTAGCTCGTCACTTGATAGCTGGTGTGGATGTCTGGTTGAATACTCCGACTCGTCCGTTGGAAGCTTCTGGTACTTCAGGAGAAAAAGCAGAAATGAACGGTGTATTGAACTTCTCGGTACTGGACGGATGGTGGTATGAAGGTTATCGTGAAGGTGCTGGTTGGGCCTTGACTGATAAGCGGACTTACGAAAATCAGCAGTATCAGGATCAGTTGGATGCAGCAACTATCTATCAGATGTTAGAGTCAGAAATCATCCCAACATATTATGCTAAGAATAGTAAGGGTTATTCTCCTGAGTGGATTCAGTACATCAAGAATTCTATGTCTCAGATAGCCTACAACTATACAATGAAGCGTATGCTGGACGATTATATTAATCGTTTCTACAAGAAGTTAGCTACTCGTTCCGCAGTTCTGACAAAAGACAATTATGCAAAAGCAAAAGAAATAGCTGCATGGAAAGAAGAAGTAGCTGCACATTGGGATTGTTTTGAAGTGACTTCCTTTACTTGTGATGCTGATTTTGCAGCTAATGGACCTGTTGTAGGTAAGGAAAGTACATTTAATCTGGTAATAGATCGTCATGAATTGGTAGGCATGTTGGGTGCTGAAGCGATTATTACAAAAGAAGATCCAGAAAAGCATCAGACGGTTATCGTAGAGAAAGCTGAATTCGAATTAAAGAAAGAAGAAGGTACGCATATGTATTTTGAGCTGAAGATTACTCCAACAGAAGCCGGAAATCATAAGCTCGGCTTCAGAATCTTCCCGAAGAATCCGAATTTACCTCACCGCATGGACTTCGCCTTTATTCGTTGGATCCAATTATAA
- a CDS encoding Y-family DNA polymerase, with translation MIGLVDCNNFYASCERVFNPSLRHVPVVVLSNNDGCIVARSNEAKALGIDMGVPFYQVKDQLEKAQVAVFSSNYILYGDMSRRVMMLLSSFTPHLSIYSIDEAFLDLQGIAEGEKLREYGLQLVRTVTKGTGIPVTLGIASTKTLAKVASKYGKKYAGYKGVCLIDTEEKRKKALQDFPIEDVWGIGRRMRKQLTYYGIHTAADFCSKSESWIRKEFTVTGVRTWKELQGISCIDIDDLPQKKSICTSRSFAEGISELAVLEEAVANFAASCARKLREQHTCCQALTVFAYTGRFRLDLPQCHIQEYVPITVPTNYPPEIIQAALRGLRTGWRKGDFRFKKAGVIVWNITPDTAIQTQLFDPVDRGKQAALQKAIDEINRKNGYQILKVASQGDGRKWNLKNEYISRQYTTNLRDVIEVKSE, from the coding sequence ATGATCGGACTGGTTGACTGCAATAACTTCTATGCCTCGTGCGAACGGGTCTTTAATCCATCCTTGCGGCATGTACCAGTCGTTGTATTGTCGAACAATGATGGTTGTATCGTGGCCCGAAGTAATGAAGCAAAGGCATTGGGAATTGATATGGGAGTTCCTTTCTATCAGGTGAAAGATCAGTTGGAGAAGGCACAGGTGGCCGTATTCTCGTCCAATTATATTCTATATGGTGATATGAGCCGACGGGTAATGATGCTGTTGTCTTCTTTTACTCCGCATCTTTCCATCTATTCGATTGATGAGGCTTTTCTGGATCTTCAGGGAATAGCAGAAGGAGAAAAACTCCGCGAGTATGGTTTACAACTGGTACGGACAGTAACCAAAGGAACTGGAATCCCGGTTACCTTGGGTATTGCTTCTACAAAGACGTTGGCGAAAGTCGCATCGAAATACGGGAAAAAGTATGCCGGTTATAAAGGCGTATGTCTGATTGATACGGAAGAGAAACGGAAGAAAGCCTTGCAGGATTTCCCGATTGAAGATGTCTGGGGTATCGGGCGGCGGATGCGTAAGCAACTGACTTATTACGGAATTCATACGGCAGCCGACTTCTGTTCCAAGTCGGAATCGTGGATCCGGAAAGAGTTTACGGTGACCGGTGTGCGTACCTGGAAAGAGTTGCAGGGTATTTCTTGTATTGATATAGACGATTTGCCTCAGAAGAAAAGTATCTGTACAAGCCGTAGTTTTGCTGAAGGGATCAGCGAGTTGGCTGTCTTGGAAGAAGCTGTAGCCAACTTTGCGGCCTCGTGTGCCCGTAAATTGCGGGAACAGCATACGTGTTGTCAGGCACTGACTGTTTTTGCCTATACCGGACGCTTCCGGCTGGACTTGCCGCAATGCCATATTCAGGAATATGTTCCCATAACTGTGCCGACCAATTATCCGCCGGAAATTATCCAGGCTGCTTTGCGTGGTTTGCGGACCGGCTGGAGAAAAGGCGACTTCCGGTTTAAGAAGGCCGGAGTTATCGTCTGGAATATCACACCTGACACGGCTATTCAAACACAGTTGTTTGATCCGGTGGACCGCGGGAAGCAGGCAGCCTTGCAGAAAGCCATTGATGAAATTAACCGGAAGAACGGATACCAGATCTTGAAAGTAGCTTCACAGGGCGACGGGCGAAAGTGGAATCTGAAGAATGAATACATATCACGGCAATATACAACCAATCTTCGGGATGTCATTGAAGTGAAATCGGAGTAA
- a CDS encoding ribonuclease HII, with amino-acid sequence MLLPYLQENRIEAGCDEAGRGCLAGAVYAAAVILPPDFKNEMLNDSKQLTEKQRYALRSVIEESALAWAVGIVSPEEIDQINILNASFLAMHRAIDQLKIRPQHLLIDGNRFNPYPGIPHTTIVKGDGKYLSIAAASILAKTYRDDYMNELHREYPVYDWDHNKGYPTKKHRAAIAAHGISPYHRKSYNLLGNGQLTLDLF; translated from the coding sequence ATGTTATTACCTTATTTACAAGAGAACCGGATTGAAGCCGGTTGCGATGAGGCCGGACGAGGTTGTTTGGCGGGTGCAGTCTATGCGGCTGCCGTCATCTTACCGCCCGACTTCAAGAACGAAATGTTGAATGATTCGAAGCAGCTGACCGAAAAACAGCGGTATGCCTTGCGAAGTGTGATAGAAGAGTCGGCTTTGGCTTGGGCTGTCGGAATCGTTTCGCCGGAAGAGATCGATCAGATTAATATTCTGAATGCTTCCTTTTTGGCCATGCACCGTGCCATCGATCAGTTGAAGATCCGTCCGCAGCATTTGCTGATCGACGGGAACCGCTTTAATCCTTATCCCGGAATTCCGCATACAACCATCGTGAAAGGAGACGGAAAGTATCTGTCGATCGCCGCCGCATCCATTTTGGCCAAAACATACCGTGATGATTATATGAATGAGTTACACCGGGAATATCCTGTCTATGACTGGGATCATAATAAAGGATATCCGACGAAGAAACATCGGGCAGCTATCGCTGCGCACGGAATTTCGCCCTATCACCGGAAGAGTTATAATCTGCTGGGCAACGGCCAACTCACCTTGGATTTGTTTTAA
- a CDS encoding amidohydrolase: protein MENDLRISFLQFPIEWEQKEKNLVSCESRLKEAKGKTDLVVLPEMFTTGFSMNAAALAEEMTGKTVSTVKRWANTYNLAITGSFIAHEEEHFYNRAFFITPDGQVYHYDKRHLFSMAGETHTYTAGNERPVILYKGWNICLQICYDLRFPVWSRNQDNEYDLLIYMANWPEVRSAVWQPLLLARAIENQAYVCGVNRTGIDGKGFNYAGGSVLFSPKGEMLGCAYSRKHCLLTRTLSAEKLMTFRRKFPVANDQDSFQLNL, encoded by the coding sequence ATGGAAAATGATTTACGCATAAGCTTTCTGCAATTTCCGATTGAATGGGAACAGAAGGAAAAGAATTTAGTAAGCTGTGAATCCCGATTAAAAGAGGCAAAAGGGAAAACCGACCTGGTTGTCTTGCCGGAAATGTTTACAACCGGTTTTTCCATGAACGCGGCAGCATTAGCGGAAGAAATGACAGGAAAAACCGTCTCTACCGTCAAAAGATGGGCGAATACATACAATTTGGCTATCACAGGAAGTTTTATAGCGCATGAAGAGGAACACTTTTACAACCGGGCATTCTTCATTACTCCTGACGGCCAAGTGTATCATTACGACAAACGCCATCTGTTCAGTATGGCCGGTGAAACACATACCTACACAGCCGGTAATGAACGTCCTGTGATCTTATATAAAGGGTGGAACATCTGTCTGCAAATCTGTTACGACTTACGCTTTCCCGTCTGGAGCCGTAACCAGGATAACGAATATGATCTGTTGATTTATATGGCCAACTGGCCTGAAGTCCGTTCTGCGGTATGGCAACCTTTGCTGCTGGCTCGGGCGATCGAAAACCAGGCTTATGTATGCGGTGTCAATCGAACGGGCATTGATGGTAAGGGCTTCAATTACGCAGGCGGTTCCGTACTCTTTTCACCGAAAGGAGAAATGTTAGGATGTGCCTATAGCCGTAAGCATTGTCTGCTCACTCGCACATTATCTGCAGAAAAACTCATGACCTTCCGCCGCAAGTTTCCGGTAGCGAACGATCAAGATTCTTTTCAGCTAAATTTGTAA
- a CDS encoding 1-acyl-sn-glycerol-3-phosphate acyltransferase: MKQIICKTLLRWFGWKLGPHEGVELPKCVICVAPHTSNWDFVVGKLFYTSIGLTAGFLMKKDWFFFPFNLLFKSMGGIPVNRDKRTSLTDQVVEMFQTNDRFQVAITPEGTRKRVDEWKKGFYYIALKAHVPILLAYIDYGKKTVGIKEIFYPTGNADQDIAIIREKYNGIRACHPEHFGG, encoded by the coding sequence ATGAAACAAATTATCTGTAAAACTCTTCTTCGCTGGTTTGGATGGAAGTTGGGTCCTCATGAAGGAGTGGAATTACCCAAATGCGTTATTTGTGTAGCTCCGCATACAAGCAACTGGGATTTCGTCGTTGGAAAATTGTTTTACACATCCATTGGCCTGACAGCCGGGTTTCTGATGAAGAAAGACTGGTTCTTCTTCCCTTTTAATCTGCTGTTCAAGAGTATGGGAGGAATTCCTGTCAATCGGGACAAACGAACATCACTGACAGACCAGGTGGTTGAAATGTTTCAGACAAACGACCGGTTTCAAGTAGCCATTACACCCGAAGGAACACGAAAACGGGTAGATGAATGGAAAAAAGGATTCTATTATATCGCATTGAAAGCCCATGTTCCTATTTTACTGGCCTACATTGATTATGGAAAAAAGACCGTTGGCATTAAAGAAATATTTTATCCGACAGGGAATGCGGACCAGGATATTGCGATAATCCGTGAAAAGTACAACGGAATCAGAGCTTGTCATCCGGAGCATTTCGGCGGTTGA
- the trhA gene encoding PAQR family membrane homeostasis protein TrhA yields METTVKKNRSGLFYSKKEEQINSISHAAGFALGLIVCFCFLAYCHQYGDEWATLGVWLYLAGMGGSYLTSTLYHALRHHNPLKKRLRQWDHAAIYWHIAGSYSPITLTVLREEGAWGWGLFAFVWTCALVGTAVSFRKMEEHSHIETLCFIVMGLSILVAFGPLLAVAETACYWMIAEGVCYITGAVFYSFRRIRYAHSIFHFFVLAGSACHMVAVWHVLSLGVS; encoded by the coding sequence GTGGAGACAACGGTAAAGAAAAATAGGAGCGGACTGTTCTATTCTAAGAAGGAAGAACAGATAAACTCAATCTCGCATGCTGCCGGATTCGCGTTGGGACTGATTGTCTGTTTCTGCTTTTTAGCGTATTGCCATCAATACGGTGACGAGTGGGCAACATTAGGAGTTTGGCTTTATCTGGCAGGCATGGGCGGTTCGTATCTGACGTCAACGCTTTATCATGCCTTGCGTCATCATAATCCGTTGAAGAAAAGGCTCCGTCAATGGGATCATGCTGCCATATACTGGCATATTGCCGGCAGCTATTCACCGATTACGTTGACGGTTTTACGCGAGGAAGGTGCATGGGGCTGGGGACTGTTCGCTTTTGTGTGGACCTGTGCTCTTGTCGGAACGGCGGTCAGTTTTCGTAAGATGGAAGAACATAGCCACATAGAAACCCTTTGTTTCATAGTGATGGGCTTGTCTATTTTAGTCGCTTTCGGTCCGTTGTTGGCCGTAGCTGAAACAGCCTGCTACTGGATGATAGCAGAAGGAGTCTGTTATATTACCGGAGCTGTGTTTTATTCCTTCCGTCGTATCCGGTATGCCCATTCTATTTTCCATTTCTTTGTTCTGGCCGGTTCTGCCTGTCATATGGTGGCGGTATGGCATGTCTTGAGTCTGGGTGTATCTTGA
- a CDS encoding nitroreductase family protein: MTTFFDLVARRQSDRAFDPDRPVEKEKIQQILETVRLAPSACNSQPWHFIVVDDPETKNKLADAVASKILGINHFSKQAPVHIVVVEEKPNLSAGFGAWLKDKNFAHIDVGIAAAHLVLAAEDEGLGSCIMGWFDEDKVRKLLGIPSGKRVLLDVVLGYSTQPDRKKVRKELDKIVSWNRYE; the protein is encoded by the coding sequence ATGACGACGTTCTTTGATTTGGTGGCCCGGCGGCAAAGCGACCGGGCTTTCGATCCGGACCGTCCGGTCGAGAAGGAAAAAATCCAGCAGATCTTGGAGACAGTCCGCCTGGCTCCTTCGGCCTGCAATTCACAGCCCTGGCATTTTATCGTAGTAGACGATCCGGAGACGAAGAATAAACTGGCGGATGCCGTGGCGAGCAAGATATTAGGTATAAACCATTTCTCGAAGCAGGCACCGGTACATATCGTGGTGGTAGAAGAGAAACCCAACCTGAGTGCCGGTTTCGGAGCCTGGCTGAAGGATAAGAACTTTGCTCACATCGACGTAGGAATTGCTGCTGCTCATCTGGTGTTAGCGGCCGAAGACGAAGGATTGGGCAGTTGTATCATGGGCTGGTTTGACGAGGATAAAGTACGCAAGCTGTTAGGAATTCCTTCCGGCAAGCGTGTGTTACTGGATGTCGTGTTGGGCTATTCAACGCAACCCGACCGGAAAAAGGTTCGGAAAGAACTGGATAAGATTGTCAGTTGGAACCGGTATGAGTAA
- a CDS encoding glycosyltransferase encodes MNNTETAPEYVFESSWEVCNKVGGIYTVLSTKAHTLQQMLSDRIIFIGPDIWDKTQPLDFVDDTSLFTDWKQHAESADGLHVKIGRWNVPGMPPVILVDFKPFFPEKDALYYMMWDQFHVDSIHAYGDYDESCIFAYAVGKVIESFYHYYKLEDKPVVAHFDEWMLGMGALYVKKQLPKVATIFTTHATSIGRSIAGNNKALYAYMDGYNGDQMAYELNMEAKHSIEKQTAHQVDCFTTVSDITARECEQLLDKKPDVVTPNGFEPNFVPAAAEYAVKRAEARKALLNMAEKLLGYSIDPDALLISTSGRYEYRNKGIDVFIEAMNRVRTSGQLQREAIAFIMVPAWVREVRSDLKKAIEIDYPNEEPMQCPFITHWLNQMQDDRVMNYIGYAGFTNAKNEKLKIIFIPCYLDGKDGILNKPYYDILIGMDVTVYPSYYEPWGYTPLESIAFGIPTITTNLAGFGLWALKAGVSGKNIQEGVVVIDRTDFNYFDVATEITNHILALADIADEKQKNKIKENCFDLAQKAEWSRFITYYKEAFSVALMHASERNS; translated from the coding sequence ATGAACAATACAGAAACTGCGCCAGAATATGTGTTTGAAAGTAGTTGGGAAGTGTGTAATAAGGTCGGAGGAATTTATACAGTCCTTTCTACAAAGGCGCATACTTTACAACAAATGTTGAGTGATCGGATTATTTTTATCGGACCAGATATTTGGGATAAAACTCAACCTTTGGATTTTGTGGATGATACAAGTCTTTTTACAGATTGGAAGCAGCATGCTGAATCAGCAGATGGCCTTCATGTGAAAATAGGGCGTTGGAATGTTCCGGGAATGCCTCCTGTTATTTTAGTTGATTTTAAACCCTTTTTCCCGGAAAAAGATGCGTTGTATTATATGATGTGGGATCAGTTTCATGTTGATTCTATTCATGCATACGGAGATTATGACGAATCTTGTATTTTTGCTTATGCCGTAGGAAAGGTTATTGAGAGTTTTTACCATTATTATAAGTTGGAAGATAAGCCGGTCGTTGCACATTTCGATGAATGGATGTTGGGAATGGGAGCGTTGTATGTAAAGAAACAGCTTCCGAAGGTTGCTACCATATTCACCACTCATGCAACATCTATCGGGCGTTCTATAGCAGGAAACAATAAAGCTCTGTATGCCTATATGGATGGATACAATGGGGATCAGATGGCATATGAGTTGAATATGGAAGCGAAACATTCCATCGAGAAACAGACCGCTCACCAGGTAGATTGCTTTACTACGGTAAGTGATATCACGGCCCGGGAATGTGAACAGCTCTTGGATAAGAAGCCGGATGTTGTAACTCCGAATGGATTTGAACCCAACTTCGTACCTGCAGCTGCAGAATATGCTGTAAAAAGAGCAGAAGCACGCAAGGCTTTGCTTAATATGGCCGAAAAGCTGTTAGGATATTCAATCGATCCGGATGCTTTGTTGATATCAACGAGTGGCCGTTATGAATACAGAAATAAAGGTATTGACGTATTTATCGAAGCAATGAATCGAGTTCGTACCAGTGGACAGTTGCAGCGTGAAGCGATCGCCTTTATTATGGTTCCTGCATGGGTACGGGAAGTCCGTTCAGACTTAAAGAAAGCTATTGAAATCGATTATCCGAATGAAGAACCCATGCAATGTCCTTTTATCACTCACTGGTTAAATCAGATGCAGGATGATCGGGTGATGAATTACATCGGTTATGCCGGTTTTACGAATGCCAAGAATGAAAAGCTGAAGATTATATTTATTCCGTGTTATTTGGATGGAAAAGATGGTATTTTGAATAAGCCATATTATGATATTCTGATCGGTATGGATGTGACGGTTTATCCTTCCTATTACGAACCATGGGGATATACTCCGTTGGAAAGCATCGCTTTTGGAATTCCGACTATCACAACGAATCTGGCCGGTTTCGGTTTATGGGCATTGAAAGCGGGTGTATCAGGAAAGAATATTCAAGAAGGAGTTGTCGTGATAGACCGTACAGACTTTAATTATTTTGATGTGGCAACAGAGATTACTAACCATATCTTGGCTTTGGCGGATATAGCAGACGAGAAACAGAAAAACAAAATTAAGGAAAATTGTTTCGATTTGGCCCAGAAAGCCGAATGGAGCCGATTTATTACTTATTATAAGGAGGCTTTTTCTGTTGCATTAATGCATGCAAGCGAAAGGAATTCTTGA